Proteins from a single region of Hordeum vulgare subsp. vulgare chromosome 6H, MorexV3_pseudomolecules_assembly, whole genome shotgun sequence:
- the LOC123404462 gene encoding uncharacterized protein LOC123404462, translated as MSSRRRSSSAAPLEDENLLPEILLRLPPQPSSLPRASLVCKRWRSVASDPGFLRRFRIHHRRSPPLLGCFVQDDEHHAISFLPTSEPPNRVPPGRFSLQFKPGSRFTLLDCRHGLVLVLMSHEMRHQFVVWDPVTGDKRRLSYPPRFDPRTTLVNGAVLRAAGDAQHFQSLAVIPMPNVNRDHFIKFIRADSGGLGFLDMSSFTVQLWERTTDCNGVAPWRLRRTIELAKLLPLNPKKDNIMIEAFAEENNMVFLSTLNNIYVLHLQSLELKKIPKTDSGSRYHPYESVYNADVGGEHGRAELFAQCIG; from the exons atgagcagccgccgccgctcGTCGTCGGCGGCGCCGCTGGAGGACGAAAACCTACTCCCTGagatcctcctccgcctcccgccGCAACCATCCTCCCTCCCACGCGCCTCCCTCGTCTGCAAGCGCTGGCGCAGCGTCGCCTCCGACCCCGGCTTCCTCCGCCGCTTCCGCATCCACCACCGCCGCAGCCCTCCCCTCCTCGGCTGCTTCGTCCAGGACGATGAGCATCACGCCATCTCCTTCCTACCTACATCGGAGCCCCCCAACCGTGTCCCGCCCGGCCGTTTCTCCTTGCAGTTCAAACCCGGCAGCCGATTCACGCTACTCGACTGCCGCCATGGACTCGTACTCGTACTCATGTCCCACGAGATGCGCCACCAGTTCGTCGTCTGGGACCCCGTCACCGGCGACAAGCGCCGCCTATCCTATCCCCCTCGGTTCGATCCGAGGACGACCCTCGTCAACGGGGCGGTGCTTCGTGCTGCGGGGGACGCCCAACACTTCCAG AGCCTAGCTGTTATACCGATGCCAAATGTGAATagagatcacttcatcaaatttaTAAGGGCAGATAGTGGTGGTCTGGGTTTCCTCGACATGTCAAGCTTCACCGTGCAGTTATGGGAGCGGACCACCGATTGCAATGGTGTTGCTCCGTGGAGGTTGAGAAGAACTATTGAACTGGCCAAATTACTTCCCCTGAATCCAAAGAAGGACAACATAATGATAGAAGCGTTTGctgaggaaaataatatggtgttcCTGTCGACATTGAACAACATCTATGTGCTCCATCTTCAGTCATTGGAGTTGAAAAAAATACCCAAAACCGACAGCGGATCTCGGTACCATCCATACGAAAGTGTCTATAATGCAG